The genomic region CCGGAATACAAGTCCATCGTGCGCAAACTCAGGAAGGCGCGCCCGAACCTGTCGCTGTCGTCCGACTTCATCGTCGGCTTTCCCGGCGAGAGCGACGACGACTTCGAGCGCACGATGGCGCTGATTGAGGAGGTCGGCTACGACCAGTCCTTCAGTTTTCTGTACAGCCGCCGCCCCGGCACGCCCGCCGCCGCGCTGCCCGACGACACGCCGCCGGAGGTCAAGAAACACCGGCTGGCGCGCTTGCAGCGGCGCATCACAGCGATGGCCGCCGCCATTTCGGAGGCGATGGTCGGCGCCGTCGAGCGCGTGCTGGTGTGCGGCCCGTCGAAGAAGACGCCGGGGCAGGTCTGCGGGCGCACCGAGAACAACCGGGTCGTCAACTTTGACGCCGGGCCGGAATGGACGGGCCGCTGGGCCGAGGTCGAGATCACGCGGGCGCTGCCGAATTCGCTGCAGGGCAGGCTGGTGAGCCATTGAAAGCCGCGCCGCTGAGCGCCGAGGTCGTTGTGCTGGAGCCGGCGAACCTGTCGCATCTGGCCAGTTTGTGCGGGCCGCTGAACCGCAACATCCGCGAACTGGAGCGCCATCTGGATGTGCGTATCGTGCAGCAGGGAAACCGCTTCTCGATCGCCGGCGACGCGGCGCCGCGCCGCGCTGCGGCGCGCCTGCTGCGGTCGCTGTACGCCGAGGCCGACCGCGGCCTGACGCTTGACGACATCCAGATGAGTTTGCAGCCGAGTTCGCTTGGCACCGGCGATGACGCCGATGACGCCGATGACGCCGCCGCCGGCGTTCGCATCCGCAAGAAAACCGTCCGCGCGCGCGGACGCCGCCAGGCCGGTTATCTTCGCAACATGGAACGGTTTGACCTGACCTTCGGCATCGGCCCCGCCGGCACCGGCAAGACCTGGCTGGCCGTCGCCAGGGCCGTCGAGATACTGGAGCGCGGGCAGGTCGGCAAACTGGTGCTGATACGGCCCGCGGTCGAGGCCGGCGAGCGGCTCGGCTTTCTGCCGGGCGACTTCTCGCAGAAGATTGATCCGTATCTGCGCCCGATTTACGACGCGCTCTACGAGATGG from Gammaproteobacteria bacterium harbors:
- a CDS encoding PhoH family protein, encoding MKAAPLSAEVVVLEPANLSHLASLCGPLNRNIRELERHLDVRIVQQGNRFSIAGDAAPRRAAARLLRSLYAEADRGLTLDDIQMSLQPSSLGTGDDADDADDAAAGVRIRKKTVRARGRRQAGYLRNMERFDLTFGIGPAGTGKTWLAVARAVEILERGQVGKLVLIRPAVEAGERLGFLPGDFSQKIDPYLRPIYDALYEMVGFDRVNRLIERGVIEVAPLAYMRGRSLNGAFIILDEAQNTTVEQMKMFLTRIGFGSKAVVTGDITQVDLPRGAESGLRNALSVLKSVGGIGFSFFDSDDVIRHPLVRKIVNAYDRGKGASS